The following coding sequences lie in one Cinclus cinclus chromosome 15, bCinCin1.1, whole genome shotgun sequence genomic window:
- the MCTS1 gene encoding malignant T-cell-amplified sequence 1 isoform X2, translating into MFKKFDEKENVSNCIQLKTSVIKGIKNQLIDQFPVIEPWLNQIMPKKDPVKIVRCHEHIEILTVNGELLFFRQREGIFYPTLRLLHKYPFILPHQQVDKGAIKFVLSGANIMCPGLTSPGAKLYPAAVDTVVAIMAEGKQHALCVGVMKMSAEDIEKVNKGIGIENIHYLNDGLWHMKTYK; encoded by the exons ATGTTCAAGAA ATTTGATGAAAAGGAGAATGTATCAAACTGTATCCAGCTGAAGACTTCAGTTATTAAAGGTATCAAGAATCAACTGATAGACCAGTTTCCTGTTATTGAACCATGGCTAAACCAAATCATGCCAAAGAAAGATCCAGTCAAAATAGTGAGATG TCATGAACATATAGAAATCCTCACTGTTAATGGAGAGTTGCTGTTCTTCAGGCAAAGAGAAGGGATTTTTTACCCGACGCTAAGGTTGCTTCACAAAT ACCCATTTATTCTCCCGCATCAGCAGGTTGATAAAGGTGCCATTAAATTTGTCCTGAGTGGAGCTAATATAATGTGCCCTGGCCTGACGTCTCCTGGAGCAAAGCTTTACCCTGCTGCTGTTGACACTGTTGTT GCAATAatggcagaaggaaaacaacatGCATTATGTGTGGGAGTAATGAAGATGTCAGCTGAGGACAT TGAGAAAGTCAACAAAGGGATTGGTATTGAAAATATCCACTATTTAAATGATGGCCTTTGGCATATGAAGACATACAAGTGA
- the MCTS1 gene encoding malignant T-cell-amplified sequence 1 isoform X1, translating into MCILCHKLCISKILSIDRFDEKENVSNCIQLKTSVIKGIKNQLIDQFPVIEPWLNQIMPKKDPVKIVRCHEHIEILTVNGELLFFRQREGIFYPTLRLLHKYPFILPHQQVDKGAIKFVLSGANIMCPGLTSPGAKLYPAAVDTVVAIMAEGKQHALCVGVMKMSAEDIEKVNKGIGIENIHYLNDGLWHMKTYK; encoded by the exons atgtgtattttgtgCCACAAATTGTGCATTTCCAAAATACTTTCAATTGACAGATTTGATGAAAAGGAGAATGTATCAAACTGTATCCAGCTGAAGACTTCAGTTATTAAAGGTATCAAGAATCAACTGATAGACCAGTTTCCTGTTATTGAACCATGGCTAAACCAAATCATGCCAAAGAAAGATCCAGTCAAAATAGTGAGATG TCATGAACATATAGAAATCCTCACTGTTAATGGAGAGTTGCTGTTCTTCAGGCAAAGAGAAGGGATTTTTTACCCGACGCTAAGGTTGCTTCACAAAT ACCCATTTATTCTCCCGCATCAGCAGGTTGATAAAGGTGCCATTAAATTTGTCCTGAGTGGAGCTAATATAATGTGCCCTGGCCTGACGTCTCCTGGAGCAAAGCTTTACCCTGCTGCTGTTGACACTGTTGTT GCAATAatggcagaaggaaaacaacatGCATTATGTGTGGGAGTAATGAAGATGTCAGCTGAGGACAT TGAGAAAGTCAACAAAGGGATTGGTATTGAAAATATCCACTATTTAAATGATGGCCTTTGGCATATGAAGACATACAAGTGA
- the C1GALT1C1 gene encoding C1GALT1-specific chaperone 1 — MISESSSFIKGMVLGGAFCMLVTLLGHIKVGHGTKAHHHEHHHIQAPNKEDVSNLSEGERVELSKSIHVYCIILVKPKDLGHWAAARETWSKHCDKAEFYSSENVKVFDSVAVNTNDMWVMMRKAYKITYERYKDEFSWFFLAYPTTFAIIENLKYFLLNKDPSQPFYIGHTVKSGDLEYVDGEGGIVLSIESLRRLSHVLGDPDKCPEHGGMIWKPAEDKQLAICLKYTGVFAENAEDAEGKDVFNTKSVGALIKEAMSTHPQQVVDGCCSDMAITFSGLAPNHMHVMMYGVYRLRPYGHSYSDALVFLPPPGSDND, encoded by the coding sequence ATGATTTCTGAAAGCAGCTCCTTCATCAAGGGTATGGTGCTTGGAGGAGCCTTCTGCATGTTGGTTACGCTCCTCGGACACATTAAGGTGGGCCATGGGACCAAAGCACATCACCACGAGCATCACCACATCCAGGCTCCCAACAAGGAAGATGTCTCAAACCTTTCAGAAGGTGAACGTGTGGAGCTTAGTAAAAGCATCCATGTTTACTGTATCATCCTTGTCAAACCAAAAGATCTGGGGCACTGGGCTGCAGCAAGGGAGACTTGGAGCAAGCACTGCGACAAGGCAGAATTCTACAGCTCGGAAAATGTCAAAGTGTTTGATTCTGTTGCCGTCAACACAAATGATATGTGGGTGATGATGCGGAAAGCATACAAGATAACGTATGAACGCTATAAGGATGAATTCAGCTGGTTCTTCCTTGCATATCCAACAACATTTGCTATAATTGAAAATCTCAAGTATTTCTTACTGAATAAAGACCCCTCACAGCCTTTTTACATAGGCCACACTGTGAAATCTGGTGACCTTGAGTATGTAGATGGTGAGGGAGGAATCGTCTTAAGTATTGAATCACTAAGACGACTCTCCCATGTTCTTGGAGACCCTGACAAGTGTCCAGAGCACGGAGGTATGATTTGGAAACCTGCAGAGGACAAACAGCTGGCAATCTGCCTGAAGTATACCGGCGTGTTTGCCGAAAACGCCGAAGATGCAGAAGGGAAGGATGTCTTTAACACTAAATCCGTGGGGGCCCTCATTAAGGAGGCCATGTCCACTCACCCACAGCAGGTGGTGGACGGCTGCTGCTCCGACATGGCCATCACCTTCAGCGGGCTGGCCCCCAACCACATGCACGTGATGATGTACGGGGTGTACAGGCTCAGGCCCTACGGCCACTCGTACAGTGATGCCCTGGTCTTCCTGCCCCCACCAGGCTCGGACAATGACTGA